One Parasphingorhabdus cellanae genomic region harbors:
- a CDS encoding FAD-dependent oxidoreductase, whose amino-acid sequence MQHLKTQIVIAGAGPVGSVAAYFLASNGIDVILLESGCDCALDLRASTFHPPTLEMLDQFGITEKLIEKGLKAPIYHFRERQTGEVIDFDMGEISDHTPFPYRVQCEQYHLSRMLSDSVRNLPGADVRFAHRVVGFDQDQTGVDVYAENPQEIVQIRADYLIGADGSNSIIRKWLDTDFDGFTYPEKFLCYTTTEPLEQKLPNLCHVNYVSDPKEWMVLLRVPSLWRVLVPAKEEQPDEELLADEKKNDVFDRLVGNGENVETAHRTIYRVHQRVAKRFMHDRVAIIGDAAHLNNPIGGFGMNSGIHDAFNLCDKFARIYNKGADADEALGIFERQRHKTTHDFIQAQTIRNMQYLAEGESEEHKRRKEEMQRVHSDPEAREGFLLRQSMIESLKQEKLVA is encoded by the coding sequence ATGCAGCATCTGAAAACACAGATCGTAATCGCAGGTGCAGGACCTGTTGGGAGCGTCGCAGCCTATTTCCTGGCAAGTAACGGCATAGACGTTATCCTGTTGGAATCCGGCTGTGATTGCGCACTGGATTTGCGTGCCTCGACCTTTCATCCCCCAACACTGGAAATGCTGGATCAATTTGGCATCACCGAAAAACTGATCGAAAAAGGCCTGAAAGCGCCGATTTATCATTTCAGGGAGCGCCAGACGGGGGAAGTGATCGACTTTGACATGGGTGAGATTTCTGACCACACGCCCTTTCCCTATCGCGTGCAGTGCGAGCAATATCATCTCTCTCGCATGTTGTCAGACAGCGTACGCAACTTGCCCGGCGCGGACGTGCGCTTCGCACATCGCGTCGTTGGCTTTGATCAGGACCAGACCGGGGTCGATGTCTATGCTGAAAATCCGCAAGAGATTGTCCAGATTCGTGCGGACTATCTGATCGGAGCTGATGGATCGAACAGCATCATCCGCAAATGGCTCGATACGGATTTTGATGGCTTCACCTACCCGGAAAAATTTCTCTGCTACACCACCACGGAACCGTTGGAACAGAAACTGCCGAATCTATGCCATGTCAATTATGTCTCAGATCCCAAGGAATGGATGGTTCTGCTGAGAGTGCCATCGCTCTGGCGGGTGCTCGTCCCTGCCAAGGAAGAACAGCCGGATGAAGAGCTGTTGGCCGATGAGAAGAAAAACGACGTGTTTGATCGCTTGGTCGGCAATGGCGAAAATGTGGAGACTGCGCATCGCACCATCTACCGTGTACATCAGAGGGTGGCGAAGCGGTTCATGCATGACCGGGTTGCGATTATTGGTGATGCGGCGCATCTTAATAACCCGATTGGGGGTTTTGGCATGAACAGCGGCATTCACGATGCATTTAATTTGTGCGACAAATTTGCGCGCATTTATAACAAAGGCGCGGATGCCGACGAAGCTCTGGGCATTTTCGAACGGCAACGTCATAAAACAACCCATGATTTTATTCAGGCACAGACAATCAGAAATATGCAATATCTGGCCGAAGGCGAGAGCGAAGAGCATAAGCGCCGCAAAGAAGAAATGCAGCGTGTCCACAGTGACCCGGAAGCGCGCGAAGGCTTCCTGTTGCGGCAATCGATGATTGAAAGTCTGAAACAGGAAAAGCTGGTCGCCTGA
- a CDS encoding maleate cis-trans isomerase family protein: MPLKSNPKPRPDPDALGYRKLFGVLGPSTNTVVQPDFDDLRVRGVTNHYSRIVVEDAQAISNETFMAGTLEISRNTLDAVRGVLTCNPDYLVMGMSAVTFYGGAEGAQKWRENIESEAGLKLCTGSQSLIEAFKAYGGIKKIVVLSPYYPSANAHVAHFMADHGVEVVRDTCLRCSSWTSIAQVPTETLREELHALDGDDVDALVQVGTNLSMTRLAAAAEMYLGKPVIAINTATYWNALRQNDITDQVSGFGRLMEEF, from the coding sequence ATGCCCCTGAAATCTAATCCAAAACCCCGCCCTGATCCCGACGCTCTTGGTTATCGCAAATTGTTCGGCGTACTTGGGCCGTCTACCAACACCGTCGTCCAGCCGGATTTTGATGATTTGCGTGTGCGCGGTGTGACCAATCATTACAGCCGGATTGTCGTGGAAGATGCGCAGGCAATCTCGAATGAAACCTTCATGGCAGGCACGCTGGAAATTTCCCGCAATACGCTGGATGCGGTGCGCGGTGTCCTGACCTGCAATCCCGACTATCTGGTCATGGGCATGTCCGCTGTTACCTTTTACGGTGGCGCAGAAGGGGCGCAGAAATGGCGCGAAAATATCGAGAGCGAGGCGGGTCTGAAATTATGTACAGGATCCCAATCGCTGATCGAGGCTTTCAAAGCCTATGGCGGGATCAAAAAGATTGTCGTGCTCTCGCCCTATTATCCGTCCGCCAACGCCCATGTTGCCCATTTCATGGCCGATCATGGGGTTGAGGTCGTCCGCGATACCTGCCTGCGCTGTTCCAGCTGGACTTCGATTGCGCAGGTGCCAACCGAGACGTTGCGAGAAGAATTGCACGCTCTTGATGGCGATGATGTTGATGCGCTCGTACAGGTTGGAACCAACCTGTCGATGACGCGGCTGGCAGCGGCAGCGGAAATGTATCTGGGCAAACCCGTCATCGCGATCAACACCGCAACCTATTGGAACGCGCTGCGCCAGAATGATATCACCGATCAGGTCAGCGGCTTTGGTCGCCTGATGGAAGAATTCTAG
- a CDS encoding polysaccharide deacetylase, with the protein MFDYDYVPLPERAPLKWPNGAKVALMFTFNLETWDLVKDTDQPYYAGGPALLPNALAGRIPDYPNYSWREYGQRIGIWRMFDLFDELGAKAGCTTNAVTFERRKAMTDACLERGWELIAHNHEQGELLTDFHDDIDAERDIIRRSVEMYEKHTGKRPTGWLSSSLRGTLNTPTILVEEGFKFYCDIMNDDQPYMIRTDAGPIVATPYSNVINDFTILTRNARTTDEYRDLLIEELTVLHKEGAKTGRIMNVGLHPHVSGRAYTIRALREFIEYAQGLDGIWWATREEIADWYADNHEAHFPGQLG; encoded by the coding sequence ATGTTTGATTATGATTATGTCCCGCTGCCCGAGCGTGCACCGCTGAAATGGCCGAATGGCGCAAAAGTGGCATTGATGTTCACTTTCAATCTGGAAACCTGGGATCTCGTGAAAGACACGGACCAGCCCTATTATGCCGGTGGCCCTGCCTTGCTGCCCAATGCACTGGCCGGGCGGATACCCGATTATCCCAATTATAGCTGGCGTGAATATGGCCAGCGAATCGGCATCTGGCGGATGTTCGATCTGTTTGACGAGCTTGGCGCAAAGGCAGGGTGCACCACAAATGCCGTCACGTTTGAGCGGCGCAAGGCGATGACCGATGCCTGTCTGGAGCGCGGCTGGGAACTGATCGCCCATAATCATGAGCAGGGCGAACTGCTGACAGACTTCCACGATGATATCGACGCCGAACGCGACATTATTCGCCGCTCCGTCGAGATGTACGAAAAACATACTGGCAAACGGCCAACAGGCTGGCTGTCCTCGTCGCTGCGCGGGACATTGAACACGCCGACCATATTGGTCGAGGAAGGTTTCAAATTTTACTGTGACATTATGAATGATGACCAGCCCTATATGATCCGCACGGATGCAGGGCCGATAGTCGCCACACCCTACTCCAATGTCATCAATGACTTCACCATATTAACCCGCAACGCCCGCACCACTGACGAATATCGCGACCTGCTGATCGAGGAGCTGACGGTGCTGCACAAGGAAGGCGCCAAAACCGGACGAATCATGAATGTTGGCCTGCATCCCCATGTATCGGGCCGCGCCTATACCATCCGCGCCTTGCGGGAATTTATTGAATATGCGCAGGGGCTGGACGGCATATGGTGGGCGACAAGAGAAGAGATTGCTGACTGGTATGCCGACAATCACGAAGCCCATTTTCCGGGGCAACTCGGCTGA
- a CDS encoding aldehyde dehydrogenase family protein: MQEINLSIPQPGPAATKFLEKGIYSNLVNGEWLSCQSGETFDTLDPATGEVIGKLQRSGAEDVDKAVHAARNAFADGRWSKITPMERSQMLWKIAGLLEANIDELAELETLDQGKALYVGRWAEIPGAVNQFRYFAGLATKIEGATIPTSINYQPEGKEVFAYTQKEPVGVVGAIVPWNSPLVLTAMKLAPALAAGCTIVLKPAENTSLTAVRLVELMQEAGLPDGVINLVTGFGHEAGAALAEHKHVDKIAFTGSTQTGRAIMNAAQGNLKRITLELGGKSPVIIMPDADIDAAIQGAANAIFFNGGQVCIAGSRLYCHGSIMDKVAEGIAAIGGQIKLGHGLDPETQMGPLVSKEHSAKVAAYIADGKSAGASILSGGETGGPNQSFVEPTVITDVTPDMSIVREEIFGPVVVVTPFDDTDEIIAAANDSDYALAAGVWTEGLSNGMRMAGRLKAGTVWVNGHAMYDASLPIGGMKQSGWGRDSGQAALENYLELKTVCAII, translated from the coding sequence ATGCAAGAGATCAATCTTTCCATCCCCCAGCCGGGTCCGGCTGCGACAAAGTTTCTGGAAAAAGGCATATATTCCAATCTCGTAAATGGCGAATGGTTGTCATGTCAGAGCGGTGAAACCTTCGATACGCTCGATCCCGCGACTGGCGAGGTGATCGGAAAGCTTCAACGATCAGGAGCAGAGGATGTCGACAAAGCTGTCCATGCGGCGCGTAACGCTTTTGCAGATGGTCGATGGTCGAAAATAACCCCGATGGAACGCAGCCAGATGCTGTGGAAAATAGCGGGCCTGTTGGAAGCCAATATTGACGAGCTGGCTGAACTGGAAACGCTGGATCAGGGGAAAGCATTATATGTCGGGCGCTGGGCGGAAATTCCCGGTGCAGTGAACCAGTTTCGATATTTTGCCGGGCTGGCGACCAAGATCGAAGGGGCAACCATTCCCACGTCGATCAACTACCAGCCGGAGGGCAAAGAGGTTTTTGCCTATACTCAAAAAGAACCGGTGGGCGTGGTCGGTGCGATTGTGCCGTGGAATTCGCCCCTGGTTCTCACCGCAATGAAGCTCGCTCCCGCTTTGGCGGCCGGGTGTACGATAGTATTGAAGCCAGCGGAGAACACATCGCTGACCGCAGTCAGGCTGGTCGAATTGATGCAGGAAGCCGGGCTGCCCGACGGCGTGATAAATCTGGTAACGGGTTTCGGACATGAGGCAGGCGCGGCTTTGGCGGAACATAAACATGTCGATAAAATCGCGTTTACCGGTTCGACGCAAACCGGCCGCGCGATCATGAACGCGGCGCAGGGCAATTTGAAACGCATAACATTGGAGCTTGGCGGAAAGTCGCCCGTCATCATCATGCCGGATGCCGATATTGATGCCGCCATTCAAGGCGCTGCCAATGCGATATTCTTCAATGGCGGACAAGTGTGTATCGCGGGGTCCCGCCTCTATTGCCACGGGTCGATCATGGATAAAGTGGCAGAGGGAATTGCCGCCATTGGCGGACAGATAAAGCTCGGCCACGGCCTTGATCCGGAAACGCAAATGGGACCGCTGGTTTCGAAAGAACATAGCGCCAAAGTTGCCGCCTATATTGCGGACGGCAAATCGGCGGGCGCCTCGATATTGTCGGGAGGTGAAACGGGTGGTCCCAATCAGAGTTTTGTCGAACCGACAGTGATCACGGATGTAACCCCGGATATGAGCATTGTCCGCGAAGAAATTTTCGGGCCGGTGGTCGTTGTCACCCCGTTTGACGACACTGACGAAATTATCGCTGCTGCGAACGACAGCGACTATGCGCTGGCAGCCGGCGTCTGGACCGAAGGCCTTTCGAACGGCATGCGTATGGCGGGGCGCCTGAAAGCTGGCACGGTCTGGGTCAATGGCCACGCCATGTATGATGCGTCCCTTCCCATTGGCGGGATGAAACAGTCGGGTTGGGGCCGCGATAGCGGGCAGGCTGCACTGGAAAACTATCTGGAGCTAAAGACCGTCTGCGCGATCATCTGA
- a CDS encoding transketolase produces the protein MTTKTNTKTSNEMQMLELLESRLRWLSSWTVHNANHIREKRDGLKVGGHQASCSSMTAIMAALYFHALRPQDKVAVKPHAGPVLHAIHYLLGNQSQEKLERFRGLGGVQSYPSRTKDTIPVDFSTGSVGLGVAVTAFSSLMQDYLIAHGQMEESDAGRMIALMGDAELDEGNIYECLIEAYKHDIRNCWWVVDYNRQSLDSTTADRMFRRFDDIFETCGWRVVTLKYGKRQQAAFKKPGGKTLEQWIDSCPNADFAALTYQGGEAWRKRLIDDIGGKPHVKKLLAGFDDDALADLMTNLGGHCVETLSDAFDACDDERPTLFIAYTVKGFGLPLAGHKDNHSGMMNPTQMEGYRKSLGIEQGAEWEAYGGLGDNAAAQLKAFVEKSALARQKPEPKAAPVVVPDRFEVPAGAEQSTQAAFGKVLLDLAKSGEEIGDRIVTTAPDVTQTTNLGAFVNQRGLFRRQEVADVFQQAKIPSAQKWSAHGAGQHIELGIAENNFFLMLTSMGLTAPHFGTRLLPVGTVYDPFIARGLDALNYGCYQDARFLLVGTPSGLTLGPEGGAHQSINTPLIGIGQPGLIYFEPVWADEVALMMRWAFDHMQCEDGSSVYLRLSTRSIAQIERENDSWEADALKGAYWLRRPAKGAEAAIAFTGAIAPEVLQAYDSLVTDIPGLGLLNVTSPDLLHRGWSQQRAARWQGQDHSACHAGLMLDELSPDAGLITVLDGSPSALSWLGAVRGMKVSPLGTDRFGQTGDLPDLYNAYRIDENAIIDAAAELFLG, from the coding sequence ATGACCACAAAAACGAACACCAAGACATCAAATGAAATGCAGATGCTGGAACTGCTGGAATCACGGTTGCGGTGGCTGTCATCATGGACGGTGCACAATGCCAATCACATCCGGGAAAAGCGTGACGGGCTGAAAGTTGGCGGCCACCAGGCGAGCTGTTCATCAATGACCGCGATCATGGCAGCGCTATATTTTCATGCGTTACGGCCGCAGGACAAAGTAGCGGTCAAGCCCCATGCCGGCCCTGTGCTCCATGCCATCCACTATCTGCTCGGCAATCAGAGCCAGGAAAAGCTGGAACGCTTTCGCGGCCTCGGCGGCGTGCAAAGCTACCCGTCGCGGACCAAGGACACCATCCCGGTCGATTTTTCCACCGGGTCGGTCGGCCTTGGTGTGGCGGTGACCGCTTTTTCCAGTTTGATGCAAGATTATCTGATCGCCCATGGTCAAATGGAAGAGAGCGATGCCGGGCGGATGATCGCCCTGATGGGTGATGCCGAGCTGGACGAAGGCAATATCTATGAATGCCTGATCGAGGCTTACAAGCATGATATCCGCAATTGCTGGTGGGTGGTCGACTACAACCGGCAGTCGCTCGACAGCACGACCGCAGACCGCATGTTCCGCCGGTTTGATGATATTTTCGAAACCTGCGGCTGGCGCGTGGTCACCTTGAAATACGGCAAGCGGCAACAGGCGGCATTCAAGAAACCCGGCGGCAAGACGCTGGAACAATGGATCGACAGCTGCCCCAATGCCGATTTTGCCGCACTGACCTATCAAGGCGGCGAGGCATGGCGCAAGCGGCTGATCGACGATATCGGCGGCAAGCCCCATGTGAAAAAACTGCTCGCCGGTTTCGATGATGATGCACTTGCCGATCTGATGACCAATCTCGGCGGCCATTGTGTCGAAACGCTGTCGGATGCATTTGATGCTTGTGATGATGAGCGACCAACACTGTTCATTGCCTATACCGTGAAGGGCTTTGGCCTGCCTCTGGCTGGTCACAAGGACAATCATTCCGGCATGATGAACCCGACGCAGATGGAGGGTTATCGCAAGAGCCTGGGAATCGAGCAAGGCGCTGAGTGGGAAGCCTATGGCGGACTGGGCGATAATGCGGCAGCACAGCTGAAAGCTTTCGTCGAAAAAAGCGCGCTTGCAAGGCAGAAACCGGAACCAAAGGCCGCTCCGGTCGTCGTCCCGGATCGGTTCGAAGTACCAGCGGGTGCGGAACAATCCACCCAGGCTGCGTTTGGCAAAGTTCTTCTGGATCTTGCAAAATCGGGAGAAGAAATCGGCGACCGGATCGTTACGACGGCTCCCGACGTTACCCAGACAACCAATCTCGGTGCCTTTGTGAACCAGCGCGGTCTTTTTCGGCGTCAGGAAGTGGCTGACGTTTTCCAGCAGGCGAAAATTCCGTCCGCGCAAAAATGGTCCGCACATGGCGCAGGCCAGCATATCGAGCTGGGCATAGCGGAGAATAATTTCTTCCTGATGCTTACGTCAATGGGGCTGACGGCCCCGCATTTCGGAACGCGTTTATTGCCTGTGGGGACGGTCTATGACCCCTTCATTGCCCGCGGCCTCGATGCGCTCAACTATGGCTGTTATCAGGATGCCCGCTTTCTGCTGGTCGGAACACCGTCCGGCCTCACGCTGGGACCGGAGGGCGGTGCCCATCAGTCTATCAACACGCCATTGATCGGGATAGGGCAACCCGGCCTGATCTATTTCGAGCCGGTCTGGGCTGACGAAGTGGCGTTGATGATGCGCTGGGCCTTTGATCATATGCAGTGCGAAGACGGCAGTTCCGTTTATTTGCGCCTCAGCACACGTTCGATCGCGCAAATAGAGCGTGAAAATGACAGCTGGGAAGCGGATGCACTCAAGGGCGCCTATTGGTTACGCAGACCCGCCAAAGGCGCGGAAGCGGCCATTGCCTTTACCGGAGCCATAGCACCGGAAGTGCTGCAGGCTTATGACAGTCTGGTCACGGATATCCCCGGATTGGGATTGCTCAACGTGACATCACCCGACCTGCTCCATCGCGGATGGTCACAGCAACGTGCAGCGCGCTGGCAAGGACAAGATCATAGCGCCTGTCATGCCGGCCTGATGCTGGACGAATTATCACCGGATGCAGGCCTGATCACGGTTCTCGACGGTTCTCCTTCAGCCCTGTCCTGGCTGGGTGCTGTGCGAGGCATGAAGGTCAGTCCTCTCGGCACTGATCGCTTTGGCCAGACCGGAGACTTGCCTGATCTCTACAATGCCTACCGGATAGACGAGAACGCGATTATCGATGCAGCGGCTGAACTATTTTTGGGTTGA